From Leptidea sinapis chromosome 3, ilLepSina1.1, whole genome shotgun sequence, a single genomic window includes:
- the LOC126979388 gene encoding uncharacterized protein C1orf112 homolog isoform X3 codes for MVDCSQSPNIFSQSSSIEDANSMSPCMEMIINMLESTNLEGVKLNTCLQDAIEILQMLSDFVKKILESMVLTCANMKLFPTTVAKIILSVFNHCKDSEHMYGEHLNKVQQVLKDLFRTCHELQVIYLMALENHFTFNVTEVDELNILLETLDLNLKIGDVAQLLDIKTMAAQWKYYTSICDKYSKHLLNRNIYNKCSKLFANLIRTNMRTALEVEEEKIALRSIKVASFGIMILLKLTNTFKDDVNNDYEIIVCLLLDIVIYDSSYLKLILEKSTEFINLVEKNVSNAFESLLAHLLLENNFLKRIIQLGSQTHTSDEEVLSKLMLVISVIKGVTLANKSQDCGDLRVNILKTLLNIIPNGHVWFNIGLEMTTHGNNKFGLFEHLLVNTLVYVSSFTTEEFSMVERILYETVLSCDSYSALFAANLWILLIRLCGKTILTNTLQCLIRIHHKLSQHNLFDSSPQKIHMTHLLRGLFENVSPDQRLAVCKQYNVLDENHFDIWIALRVSNLPNNVEGNIKKRILERICRILNNLNLGDTEQNDILIKLINLAATCSCTESNQISELFAKAWRKACPVCIQLTIGPQLNVDTLCLYKYVDALTELVRSAVNKINKKTALQIIHVMSTILKTRSPPFVSVLLEQYCNLWLAHTADVINFADNPLDILSSLATENRTKILVYNVVMSNIELYNIVSEEPFYKLLSDIESRRNSILELKEELLLVSEGRFAHKCLSSKLETQEQNNFDLADIDSLFDTDGQEPASKRVKLNLNEADDLLNKLEEAASELCAMTVFSAPQRRRVSDVCNILRNICEQ; via the exons ATGGTTGATTGTTCCCAAAGCCCAAATATTTTTTCCCAAAGTAGTAGTATAGAAGATGCAAACAGCATGTCTCCG TGTATggaaatgattataaatatgttgGAGAGCACAAATTTAGAAGGTGTTAAACTGAACACCTGTTTACAAGATGCAATTGAAATCCTACAAATGCTGTCAGATTTTGTTAAGAAGATCTTGGAATCTATGGTATTGACATGTGCTAATATGAAACTGTTTCCAACAACAGTAGCCAAAATAATCTTATCTGTTTTTAATCATTGCAAGGATAG TGAACATATGTATGGTGAGCATTTAAACAAAGTACAGCAAGTGTTGAAAGACTTGTTCCGTACTTGCCATGAGTTGCAAGTCATTTATCTCATGGCCTTGGAAAATCATTTCACATTTAATGTTACGGAGGTGgatgaattaaatatattattagaga CTTTAGATTTAAATCTGAAGATTGGCGATGTTGCACAGTTACTAGATATTAAAACTATGGCTGCGCAATGGAAGTATTACACAAGCATTTGTGACAAATATTCCAAACATTTGTTGAATAGAAACATTTACAATAAATGCAGTAAACTGTTTGCTAATTTAATAAGGACTAATATGAGAACTGCTCTTgag GTTGAAGAGGAAAAAATTGCGCTAAGGTCCATAAAAGTTGCGAGCTTTGGGATAATGATACTGTTGAAATTGACGAATACGTTTAAGGATGACGTGAATAATGattatgaaattattgtttgtttgCTTTTAGACATTGTCAT ATACGACAGTTCATATTTGAAACTAATATTAGAAAAGTCAACGGAATTTATAAACCTTGTTGAGAAGAATGTATCAAACGCTTTTGAGAGTTTGCTTGCTCATCTGTTATTggaaaataatttcttaaag AGAATCATTCAATTAGGATCTCAAACACATACAAGTGATGAGGAAGTTCTTAGTAAACTGATGCTTGTAATATCTGTCATTAAAGGTGTAACTCTAGCAAATAAGTCACAGGATTGTGGAGACCTGAgagttaatattttaaagacTTTGTTGAATATAATTCCCAATG GACATGTTTGGTTCAACATTGGCTTAGAAATGACGACTCACGGCAATAACAAATTTGGATTGTTTGAACATTTGTTGGTCAATACACTAGTATATGTGTCGAGCTTTACCACGGAAGAATTCTCAATGGTGGAGCGGATATTGTATGAGACTGTACTGAGCTGTGATAGTTACAGTGCGCTGTTTGCTGCTAATCTATGGATTTTACTGATCAG GTTATGTGGTAAAACCATACTTACAAACACACTACAGTGTCTCATAAGGATCCACCATAAGTTGTCCCAACACAACTTGTTCGATTCCTCACCACAGAAGATTCACATGACACATCTGCTTCGGGGACTGTTCGAAAATGTGTCACCAGATCAAAGACTGGCCGTGTGTAAACAGTATAACGTACTGGATGAGAATCATTTTGACATTTGGATTGCTTTGAGAGTGTCAAATTTACCAAATAATGTTGAAGGCAATATTAAAAAACGGATTTTGGAAAGGATTTGCAGAATTCTAAATAACTTGAATTTAGGGGATACAGAGCAAAATGATATACTA ATAAAGCTTATAAATTTAGCAGCAACATGTTCCTGTACAGAATCTAATCAAATCAGTGAGCTGTTCGCGAAAGCTTGGAGGAAAGCATGTCCTGTTTGTATTCAGCTCACTATTGGACCCCAGTTGAATGTCGACACCTTGTGTTTGTATAAGTATGTGGATGCTCTGACGGAGCTGGTGCGAAGCgcagtaaataaaattaataaaaaaacggcCCTCCAG ATAATTCATGTGATGTCAACCATATTAAAAACAAGGAGTCCACCATTTGTAAGTGTTCTGTTGGAACAATATTGTAATCTGTGGCTTGCACATACAGCTGATGTCATCAATTTTGCCGATAACCCACTTGACATTTTGAGTTCACTCGCTACAGAGAATCGTACAAAAATACTAGTTTATAATGTTGTTATGAGCAATATagaattatacaatattgtcagTGAAGAGCCATTTTATAAACTATTATCAGATATAGAAAGTAGGCGAAATAGTATTTTGGAATTAAAAGAGGAGTTGTTACTCGTATCTGAGGGTAGATTTGCCCATAAATGTCTAAGTTCCAAATTGGAAACTCAAGAACAGAATAATTTTGATCTGGCTGATATTGATTCGTTGTTTGACACAGACGGACAGGAGCCAGCGTCTAAACGGGTCAAGTTGAATTTGAACGAAGCTGATGATCTGTTGAACAAGTTAGAAGAAGCGGCTTCTGAGCTCTGTGCTATGACTGTGTTTTCTGCCCCTCAGAGACGCAGAGTATCTGATGTTTGTAATATCTTAAGAAATATATGTGAACagtga
- the LOC126979388 gene encoding uncharacterized protein C1orf112 homolog isoform X1, whose product MVDCSQSPNIFSQSSSIEDANSMSPMDVDTYASFINSLKESLVQQNLSAENFTLIIQDCERGIIQCMEMIINMLESTNLEGVKLNTCLQDAIEILQMLSDFVKKILESMVLTCANMKLFPTTVAKIILSVFNHCKDSEHMYGEHLNKVQQVLKDLFRTCHELQVIYLMALENHFTFNVTEVDELNILLETLDLNLKIGDVAQLLDIKTMAAQWKYYTSICDKYSKHLLNRNIYNKCSKLFANLIRTNMRTALEVEEEKIALRSIKVASFGIMILLKLTNTFKDDVNNDYEIIVCLLLDIVIYDSSYLKLILEKSTEFINLVEKNVSNAFESLLAHLLLENNFLKRIIQLGSQTHTSDEEVLSKLMLVISVIKGVTLANKSQDCGDLRVNILKTLLNIIPNGHVWFNIGLEMTTHGNNKFGLFEHLLVNTLVYVSSFTTEEFSMVERILYETVLSCDSYSALFAANLWILLIRLCGKTILTNTLQCLIRIHHKLSQHNLFDSSPQKIHMTHLLRGLFENVSPDQRLAVCKQYNVLDENHFDIWIALRVSNLPNNVEGNIKKRILERICRILNNLNLGDTEQNDILIKLINLAATCSCTESNQISELFAKAWRKACPVCIQLTIGPQLNVDTLCLYKYVDALTELVRSAVNKINKKTALQIIHVMSTILKTRSPPFVSVLLEQYCNLWLAHTADVINFADNPLDILSSLATENRTKILVYNVVMSNIELYNIVSEEPFYKLLSDIESRRNSILELKEELLLVSEGRFAHKCLSSKLETQEQNNFDLADIDSLFDTDGQEPASKRVKLNLNEADDLLNKLEEAASELCAMTVFSAPQRRRVSDVCNILRNICEQ is encoded by the exons ATGGTTGATTGTTCCCAAAGCCCAAATATTTTTTCCCAAAGTAGTAGTATAGAAGATGCAAACAGCATGTCTCCG ATGGATGTGGATACATATGCTTCCTTCATAAATAGTTTGAAAGAATCTCTAGTACAACAGAATTTATCAGCAGAAAATTTCACTTTAATTATTCAGGACTGTGAGAGGGGAATTATCCAG TGTATggaaatgattataaatatgttgGAGAGCACAAATTTAGAAGGTGTTAAACTGAACACCTGTTTACAAGATGCAATTGAAATCCTACAAATGCTGTCAGATTTTGTTAAGAAGATCTTGGAATCTATGGTATTGACATGTGCTAATATGAAACTGTTTCCAACAACAGTAGCCAAAATAATCTTATCTGTTTTTAATCATTGCAAGGATAG TGAACATATGTATGGTGAGCATTTAAACAAAGTACAGCAAGTGTTGAAAGACTTGTTCCGTACTTGCCATGAGTTGCAAGTCATTTATCTCATGGCCTTGGAAAATCATTTCACATTTAATGTTACGGAGGTGgatgaattaaatatattattagaga CTTTAGATTTAAATCTGAAGATTGGCGATGTTGCACAGTTACTAGATATTAAAACTATGGCTGCGCAATGGAAGTATTACACAAGCATTTGTGACAAATATTCCAAACATTTGTTGAATAGAAACATTTACAATAAATGCAGTAAACTGTTTGCTAATTTAATAAGGACTAATATGAGAACTGCTCTTgag GTTGAAGAGGAAAAAATTGCGCTAAGGTCCATAAAAGTTGCGAGCTTTGGGATAATGATACTGTTGAAATTGACGAATACGTTTAAGGATGACGTGAATAATGattatgaaattattgtttgtttgCTTTTAGACATTGTCAT ATACGACAGTTCATATTTGAAACTAATATTAGAAAAGTCAACGGAATTTATAAACCTTGTTGAGAAGAATGTATCAAACGCTTTTGAGAGTTTGCTTGCTCATCTGTTATTggaaaataatttcttaaag AGAATCATTCAATTAGGATCTCAAACACATACAAGTGATGAGGAAGTTCTTAGTAAACTGATGCTTGTAATATCTGTCATTAAAGGTGTAACTCTAGCAAATAAGTCACAGGATTGTGGAGACCTGAgagttaatattttaaagacTTTGTTGAATATAATTCCCAATG GACATGTTTGGTTCAACATTGGCTTAGAAATGACGACTCACGGCAATAACAAATTTGGATTGTTTGAACATTTGTTGGTCAATACACTAGTATATGTGTCGAGCTTTACCACGGAAGAATTCTCAATGGTGGAGCGGATATTGTATGAGACTGTACTGAGCTGTGATAGTTACAGTGCGCTGTTTGCTGCTAATCTATGGATTTTACTGATCAG GTTATGTGGTAAAACCATACTTACAAACACACTACAGTGTCTCATAAGGATCCACCATAAGTTGTCCCAACACAACTTGTTCGATTCCTCACCACAGAAGATTCACATGACACATCTGCTTCGGGGACTGTTCGAAAATGTGTCACCAGATCAAAGACTGGCCGTGTGTAAACAGTATAACGTACTGGATGAGAATCATTTTGACATTTGGATTGCTTTGAGAGTGTCAAATTTACCAAATAATGTTGAAGGCAATATTAAAAAACGGATTTTGGAAAGGATTTGCAGAATTCTAAATAACTTGAATTTAGGGGATACAGAGCAAAATGATATACTA ATAAAGCTTATAAATTTAGCAGCAACATGTTCCTGTACAGAATCTAATCAAATCAGTGAGCTGTTCGCGAAAGCTTGGAGGAAAGCATGTCCTGTTTGTATTCAGCTCACTATTGGACCCCAGTTGAATGTCGACACCTTGTGTTTGTATAAGTATGTGGATGCTCTGACGGAGCTGGTGCGAAGCgcagtaaataaaattaataaaaaaacggcCCTCCAG ATAATTCATGTGATGTCAACCATATTAAAAACAAGGAGTCCACCATTTGTAAGTGTTCTGTTGGAACAATATTGTAATCTGTGGCTTGCACATACAGCTGATGTCATCAATTTTGCCGATAACCCACTTGACATTTTGAGTTCACTCGCTACAGAGAATCGTACAAAAATACTAGTTTATAATGTTGTTATGAGCAATATagaattatacaatattgtcagTGAAGAGCCATTTTATAAACTATTATCAGATATAGAAAGTAGGCGAAATAGTATTTTGGAATTAAAAGAGGAGTTGTTACTCGTATCTGAGGGTAGATTTGCCCATAAATGTCTAAGTTCCAAATTGGAAACTCAAGAACAGAATAATTTTGATCTGGCTGATATTGATTCGTTGTTTGACACAGACGGACAGGAGCCAGCGTCTAAACGGGTCAAGTTGAATTTGAACGAAGCTGATGATCTGTTGAACAAGTTAGAAGAAGCGGCTTCTGAGCTCTGTGCTATGACTGTGTTTTCTGCCCCTCAGAGACGCAGAGTATCTGATGTTTGTAATATCTTAAGAAATATATGTGAACagtga
- the LOC126979388 gene encoding uncharacterized protein C1orf112 homolog isoform X2: MDVDTYASFINSLKESLVQQNLSAENFTLIIQDCERGIIQCMEMIINMLESTNLEGVKLNTCLQDAIEILQMLSDFVKKILESMVLTCANMKLFPTTVAKIILSVFNHCKDSEHMYGEHLNKVQQVLKDLFRTCHELQVIYLMALENHFTFNVTEVDELNILLETLDLNLKIGDVAQLLDIKTMAAQWKYYTSICDKYSKHLLNRNIYNKCSKLFANLIRTNMRTALEVEEEKIALRSIKVASFGIMILLKLTNTFKDDVNNDYEIIVCLLLDIVIYDSSYLKLILEKSTEFINLVEKNVSNAFESLLAHLLLENNFLKRIIQLGSQTHTSDEEVLSKLMLVISVIKGVTLANKSQDCGDLRVNILKTLLNIIPNGHVWFNIGLEMTTHGNNKFGLFEHLLVNTLVYVSSFTTEEFSMVERILYETVLSCDSYSALFAANLWILLIRLCGKTILTNTLQCLIRIHHKLSQHNLFDSSPQKIHMTHLLRGLFENVSPDQRLAVCKQYNVLDENHFDIWIALRVSNLPNNVEGNIKKRILERICRILNNLNLGDTEQNDILIKLINLAATCSCTESNQISELFAKAWRKACPVCIQLTIGPQLNVDTLCLYKYVDALTELVRSAVNKINKKTALQIIHVMSTILKTRSPPFVSVLLEQYCNLWLAHTADVINFADNPLDILSSLATENRTKILVYNVVMSNIELYNIVSEEPFYKLLSDIESRRNSILELKEELLLVSEGRFAHKCLSSKLETQEQNNFDLADIDSLFDTDGQEPASKRVKLNLNEADDLLNKLEEAASELCAMTVFSAPQRRRVSDVCNILRNICEQ, translated from the exons ATGGATGTGGATACATATGCTTCCTTCATAAATAGTTTGAAAGAATCTCTAGTACAACAGAATTTATCAGCAGAAAATTTCACTTTAATTATTCAGGACTGTGAGAGGGGAATTATCCAG TGTATggaaatgattataaatatgttgGAGAGCACAAATTTAGAAGGTGTTAAACTGAACACCTGTTTACAAGATGCAATTGAAATCCTACAAATGCTGTCAGATTTTGTTAAGAAGATCTTGGAATCTATGGTATTGACATGTGCTAATATGAAACTGTTTCCAACAACAGTAGCCAAAATAATCTTATCTGTTTTTAATCATTGCAAGGATAG TGAACATATGTATGGTGAGCATTTAAACAAAGTACAGCAAGTGTTGAAAGACTTGTTCCGTACTTGCCATGAGTTGCAAGTCATTTATCTCATGGCCTTGGAAAATCATTTCACATTTAATGTTACGGAGGTGgatgaattaaatatattattagaga CTTTAGATTTAAATCTGAAGATTGGCGATGTTGCACAGTTACTAGATATTAAAACTATGGCTGCGCAATGGAAGTATTACACAAGCATTTGTGACAAATATTCCAAACATTTGTTGAATAGAAACATTTACAATAAATGCAGTAAACTGTTTGCTAATTTAATAAGGACTAATATGAGAACTGCTCTTgag GTTGAAGAGGAAAAAATTGCGCTAAGGTCCATAAAAGTTGCGAGCTTTGGGATAATGATACTGTTGAAATTGACGAATACGTTTAAGGATGACGTGAATAATGattatgaaattattgtttgtttgCTTTTAGACATTGTCAT ATACGACAGTTCATATTTGAAACTAATATTAGAAAAGTCAACGGAATTTATAAACCTTGTTGAGAAGAATGTATCAAACGCTTTTGAGAGTTTGCTTGCTCATCTGTTATTggaaaataatttcttaaag AGAATCATTCAATTAGGATCTCAAACACATACAAGTGATGAGGAAGTTCTTAGTAAACTGATGCTTGTAATATCTGTCATTAAAGGTGTAACTCTAGCAAATAAGTCACAGGATTGTGGAGACCTGAgagttaatattttaaagacTTTGTTGAATATAATTCCCAATG GACATGTTTGGTTCAACATTGGCTTAGAAATGACGACTCACGGCAATAACAAATTTGGATTGTTTGAACATTTGTTGGTCAATACACTAGTATATGTGTCGAGCTTTACCACGGAAGAATTCTCAATGGTGGAGCGGATATTGTATGAGACTGTACTGAGCTGTGATAGTTACAGTGCGCTGTTTGCTGCTAATCTATGGATTTTACTGATCAG GTTATGTGGTAAAACCATACTTACAAACACACTACAGTGTCTCATAAGGATCCACCATAAGTTGTCCCAACACAACTTGTTCGATTCCTCACCACAGAAGATTCACATGACACATCTGCTTCGGGGACTGTTCGAAAATGTGTCACCAGATCAAAGACTGGCCGTGTGTAAACAGTATAACGTACTGGATGAGAATCATTTTGACATTTGGATTGCTTTGAGAGTGTCAAATTTACCAAATAATGTTGAAGGCAATATTAAAAAACGGATTTTGGAAAGGATTTGCAGAATTCTAAATAACTTGAATTTAGGGGATACAGAGCAAAATGATATACTA ATAAAGCTTATAAATTTAGCAGCAACATGTTCCTGTACAGAATCTAATCAAATCAGTGAGCTGTTCGCGAAAGCTTGGAGGAAAGCATGTCCTGTTTGTATTCAGCTCACTATTGGACCCCAGTTGAATGTCGACACCTTGTGTTTGTATAAGTATGTGGATGCTCTGACGGAGCTGGTGCGAAGCgcagtaaataaaattaataaaaaaacggcCCTCCAG ATAATTCATGTGATGTCAACCATATTAAAAACAAGGAGTCCACCATTTGTAAGTGTTCTGTTGGAACAATATTGTAATCTGTGGCTTGCACATACAGCTGATGTCATCAATTTTGCCGATAACCCACTTGACATTTTGAGTTCACTCGCTACAGAGAATCGTACAAAAATACTAGTTTATAATGTTGTTATGAGCAATATagaattatacaatattgtcagTGAAGAGCCATTTTATAAACTATTATCAGATATAGAAAGTAGGCGAAATAGTATTTTGGAATTAAAAGAGGAGTTGTTACTCGTATCTGAGGGTAGATTTGCCCATAAATGTCTAAGTTCCAAATTGGAAACTCAAGAACAGAATAATTTTGATCTGGCTGATATTGATTCGTTGTTTGACACAGACGGACAGGAGCCAGCGTCTAAACGGGTCAAGTTGAATTTGAACGAAGCTGATGATCTGTTGAACAAGTTAGAAGAAGCGGCTTCTGAGCTCTGTGCTATGACTGTGTTTTCTGCCCCTCAGAGACGCAGAGTATCTGATGTTTGTAATATCTTAAGAAATATATGTGAACagtga
- the LOC126979388 gene encoding uncharacterized protein C1orf112 homolog isoform X4 has product MVDCSQSPNIFSQSSSIEDANSMSPMDVDTYASFINSLKESLVQQNLSAENFTLIIQDCERGIIQCMEMIINMLESTNLEGVKLNTCLQDAIEILQMLSDFVKKILESMVLTCANMKLFPTTVAKIILSVFNHCKDSEHMYGEHLNKVQQVLKDLFRTCHELQVIYLMALENHFTFNVTEVDELNILLETLDLNLKIGDVAQLLDIKTMAAQWKYYTSICDKYSKHLLNRNIYNKCSKLFANLIRTNMRTALEVEEEKIALRSIKVASFGIMILLKLTNTFKDDVNNDYEIIVCLLLDIVIYDSSYLKLILEKSTEFINLVEKNVSNAFESLLAHLLLENNFLKRIIQLGSQTHTSDEEVLSKLMLVISVIKGVTLANKSQDCGDLRVNILKTLLNIIPNGHVWFNIGLEMTTHGNNKFGLFEHLLVNTLVYVSSFTTEEFSMVERILYETVLSCDSYSALFAANLWILLIRLCGKTILTNTLQCLIRIHHKLSQHNLFDSSPQKIHMTHLLRGLFENVSPDQRLAVCKQYNVLDENHFDIWIALRVSNLPNNVEGNIKKRILERICRILNNLNLGDTEQNDILIKLINLAATCSCTESNQISELFAKAWRKACPVCIQLTIGPQLNVDTLCLYKYVDALTELVRSAVNKINKKTALQIIHVMSTILKTRSPPFTDRSQRLNGSS; this is encoded by the exons ATGGTTGATTGTTCCCAAAGCCCAAATATTTTTTCCCAAAGTAGTAGTATAGAAGATGCAAACAGCATGTCTCCG ATGGATGTGGATACATATGCTTCCTTCATAAATAGTTTGAAAGAATCTCTAGTACAACAGAATTTATCAGCAGAAAATTTCACTTTAATTATTCAGGACTGTGAGAGGGGAATTATCCAG TGTATggaaatgattataaatatgttgGAGAGCACAAATTTAGAAGGTGTTAAACTGAACACCTGTTTACAAGATGCAATTGAAATCCTACAAATGCTGTCAGATTTTGTTAAGAAGATCTTGGAATCTATGGTATTGACATGTGCTAATATGAAACTGTTTCCAACAACAGTAGCCAAAATAATCTTATCTGTTTTTAATCATTGCAAGGATAG TGAACATATGTATGGTGAGCATTTAAACAAAGTACAGCAAGTGTTGAAAGACTTGTTCCGTACTTGCCATGAGTTGCAAGTCATTTATCTCATGGCCTTGGAAAATCATTTCACATTTAATGTTACGGAGGTGgatgaattaaatatattattagaga CTTTAGATTTAAATCTGAAGATTGGCGATGTTGCACAGTTACTAGATATTAAAACTATGGCTGCGCAATGGAAGTATTACACAAGCATTTGTGACAAATATTCCAAACATTTGTTGAATAGAAACATTTACAATAAATGCAGTAAACTGTTTGCTAATTTAATAAGGACTAATATGAGAACTGCTCTTgag GTTGAAGAGGAAAAAATTGCGCTAAGGTCCATAAAAGTTGCGAGCTTTGGGATAATGATACTGTTGAAATTGACGAATACGTTTAAGGATGACGTGAATAATGattatgaaattattgtttgtttgCTTTTAGACATTGTCAT ATACGACAGTTCATATTTGAAACTAATATTAGAAAAGTCAACGGAATTTATAAACCTTGTTGAGAAGAATGTATCAAACGCTTTTGAGAGTTTGCTTGCTCATCTGTTATTggaaaataatttcttaaag AGAATCATTCAATTAGGATCTCAAACACATACAAGTGATGAGGAAGTTCTTAGTAAACTGATGCTTGTAATATCTGTCATTAAAGGTGTAACTCTAGCAAATAAGTCACAGGATTGTGGAGACCTGAgagttaatattttaaagacTTTGTTGAATATAATTCCCAATG GACATGTTTGGTTCAACATTGGCTTAGAAATGACGACTCACGGCAATAACAAATTTGGATTGTTTGAACATTTGTTGGTCAATACACTAGTATATGTGTCGAGCTTTACCACGGAAGAATTCTCAATGGTGGAGCGGATATTGTATGAGACTGTACTGAGCTGTGATAGTTACAGTGCGCTGTTTGCTGCTAATCTATGGATTTTACTGATCAG GTTATGTGGTAAAACCATACTTACAAACACACTACAGTGTCTCATAAGGATCCACCATAAGTTGTCCCAACACAACTTGTTCGATTCCTCACCACAGAAGATTCACATGACACATCTGCTTCGGGGACTGTTCGAAAATGTGTCACCAGATCAAAGACTGGCCGTGTGTAAACAGTATAACGTACTGGATGAGAATCATTTTGACATTTGGATTGCTTTGAGAGTGTCAAATTTACCAAATAATGTTGAAGGCAATATTAAAAAACGGATTTTGGAAAGGATTTGCAGAATTCTAAATAACTTGAATTTAGGGGATACAGAGCAAAATGATATACTA ATAAAGCTTATAAATTTAGCAGCAACATGTTCCTGTACAGAATCTAATCAAATCAGTGAGCTGTTCGCGAAAGCTTGGAGGAAAGCATGTCCTGTTTGTATTCAGCTCACTATTGGACCCCAGTTGAATGTCGACACCTTGTGTTTGTATAAGTATGTGGATGCTCTGACGGAGCTGGTGCGAAGCgcagtaaataaaattaataaaaaaacggcCCTCCAG ATAATTCATGTGATGTCAACCATATTAAAAACAAGGAGTCCACCATTT ACGGACAGGAGCCAGCGTCTAAACGGGTCAAGTTGA